The following are encoded together in the Platichthys flesus chromosome 9, fPlaFle2.1, whole genome shotgun sequence genome:
- the bloc1s2 gene encoding biogenesis of lysosome-related organelles complex 1 subunit 2 yields the protein MAATGDEASSMDNISRAPSAHTAAPTPAAGPSSQAEGPEDAAASPAPAPRKPHTNSDGGVETAEEAVEPAEPDINELCTDMFDKMAIFLQGELTATCEDYCLLENMNKLTSLKYMEMKDISINISRNLQDLNNKYASLQPYLDQINQIEEQVSALEQAAYKLDGYSKKLEARFKKLEKR from the exons ATGGCAGCGACAGGGGACGAAGCTTCATCCATGGACAACATCTCTCGGGCTCCATCGGCCCACACAGCGGCTCCGACACCGGCCGCGGGCCCCAGCAGTCAGGCAGAAGGCCCGGAGGATGCAGCGGCCAGCCCGGCGCCCGCTCCCAGGAAGCCCCACACCAACA GTGATGGAGGTGTGGagacagcagaggaggctgTGGAGCCTGCAGAGCCTGACATCAACGAGCTGTGCACTGACATGTTTGACAAGATGGCCATCTTCCTGCAAGGAGAACTCACAG CCACCTGCGAGGATTACTGTCTGTTGGAGAACATGAATAAGTTAACCAGTCTGAAGTACATGGAAATGAAGGACATCAGCATCAATATCAGTCGTAACCTGCAGGACCTCAACAATAAGT atGCAAGCCTACAGCCCTACTTGGACCAAATAAATCAGATCGAGGAGCAAGTCTCTGCACTTGAGCAAGCTGCTTACAAACTGGACGGGTACTCCAAAAAGCTGG AGGCCAGATTCAAAAAACTGGAGAagcgatga